A single genomic interval of Daucus carota subsp. sativus chromosome 1, DH1 v3.0, whole genome shotgun sequence harbors:
- the LOC108202687 gene encoding zinc finger CCCH domain-containing protein 14, whose protein sequence is MDFGSARKRARPEAPALNGNAAFKKSKQETESFTTGIGSKSKPCTKFFSTAGCPFGEGCHFLHYVPGGIKAVAQMTGNNPAAPARNHGQPSFGQPSFPDGSSPPAIKSRLCNKYNSAEGCKFGDKCHFAHGEWELGRPTVPYHEDPRGMGPMPGSRFGSRMEPTPPSYGTGTSFGANATAKISVDASLAGAIIGKNGVNSKQICRQTGAKLSIREHEADPNLRNIELEGTFDQIKQASQMVQELIVSIGSASGPPPKSHAMSGTGPANNFKTKLCENFAKGSCTFGDRCHFAHGAEDLRKSGI, encoded by the exons ATGGATTTTGGAAGTGCTAGAAAGAGGGCAAGACCTGAAGCTCCTGCCTTGAATGGCAATGCTGCTTTCAAGAAGTCCAAGCAAG AAACGGAGTCCTTTACAACTGGTATAGGAAGCAAATCGAAGCCATGCACAAAGTTTTTCAG CACTGCAGGGTGTCCATTTGGAGAGGGATGCCATTTCTTACATTACGTACCAGGTGGCATCAAAGCTGTAGCCCAAATGACTGGCAACAATCCAGCAGCCCCTGCCCGAAATCATGGGCAACCATCATTTGGACAACCATCATTTCCCGACGGTTCGTCACCCCCGGCAATCAAATCCCGTTTGTGCAACAAATACAACTCTGCTGAAGGGTGCAAATTTGGTGATAAGTGTCACTTTGCACATGGTGAATGGGAGTTGGGCAGACCGACAGTTCCTTATCATGAAGACCCACGTGGCATGGGACCGATGCCTGGTAGCAGGTTTGGTAGTCGCATGGAGCCAACCCCTCCAAGCTACGGAACTGGAACAAGTTTTGGGGCTAATGCCACAGCAAAGATTAGTGTTGATGCATCACTTGCTGGAGCTATAATTGGTAAAAATGGCGTCAACTCTAAGCAAATATGTCGCCAGACTGGGGCAAAGCTTTCCATCAGAGAACACGAGGCTGATCCAAATCTAAGGAACATCGAACTGGAGGGTACTTTCGATCAGATCAAACAAGCCAGTCAGATGGTTCAGGAGCTTATTGTGAGCATCGGATCAGCCTCTGGACCGCCACCAAAAAGCCATGCAATGTCTGGTACTGGTCCAGCAAACAACTTCAAGACAAAGCTCTGTGAGAATTTCGCTAAAGGATCATGCACTTTTGGGGACAGGTGCCACTTTGCACACGGTGCAGAAGATTTGCGCAAGTCAGGAATTTGA